A window of the Xanthocytophaga agilis genome harbors these coding sequences:
- a CDS encoding glycosyltransferase family 2 protein, with amino-acid sequence MVPNVWAVIVHYNGEEWIHKCLQSLTESVLPLHIVVVDNNSTTQTGIQIIQNEFPHITFIHSKENIGFGKANNIGIDLAMAHQADYVFLLNQDAWIENNTIERLLSVSLNKPDFGIISPFHLNTTGSALEYGFSKYLETDKCPNIISDIYLKQTKEIYPLSFVNAAAWLLTRDCIKIVGTFDPLFFMYGEDLDYCQRCQYHNIRIGVTPDATICHARPYPSAQNVGKSIWKQSDKYKLQGNLLAVLKNINKPLWVQITTYFILLAKFSIQYNTLWKPMVIGLSILMKLKSIVASRRNQKIHI; translated from the coding sequence ATGGTTCCAAATGTCTGGGCAGTAATTGTTCATTATAACGGAGAAGAATGGATACACAAATGTTTACAAAGTTTAACAGAAAGTGTACTACCATTACATATTGTGGTTGTAGATAACAATTCTACCACCCAAACAGGCATTCAAATTATACAAAATGAGTTCCCACATATTACGTTTATCCACAGTAAAGAAAATATTGGCTTTGGTAAAGCTAATAATATAGGTATTGACCTTGCAATGGCTCACCAGGCTGATTATGTATTTCTGCTTAATCAGGATGCATGGATTGAAAATAATACTATTGAAAGATTACTATCAGTAAGTTTAAATAAACCAGATTTTGGGATTATCAGTCCATTCCATCTCAATACAACAGGCTCTGCCTTGGAGTATGGCTTTTCAAAATATCTGGAAACAGACAAATGCCCTAATATCATTTCAGATATATATCTTAAGCAAACAAAAGAGATTTACCCATTATCGTTTGTAAATGCTGCGGCATGGTTACTAACACGTGATTGCATAAAAATTGTGGGTACATTTGACCCTCTGTTTTTTATGTATGGTGAAGATCTGGATTATTGTCAACGTTGCCAGTATCATAATATCAGAATTGGTGTTACACCTGACGCTACCATTTGTCATGCCCGTCCTTATCCTTCAGCACAAAACGTGGGTAAGTCTATCTGGAAGCAAAGTGACAAATATAAGTTGCAAGGAAACCTTCTGGCTGTATTAAAAAATATTAATAAGCCATTGTGGGTACAGATAACTACCTATTTTATCCTGTTGGCTAAGTTTTCTATTCAATATAACACTCTCTGGAAACCTATGGTAATAGGTTTATCAATACTAATGAAACTTAAAAGTATTGTTGCCAGCCGTAGAAATCAGAAAATACATATATAA